One window of the Trifolium pratense cultivar HEN17-A07 linkage group LG2, ARS_RC_1.1, whole genome shotgun sequence genome contains the following:
- the LOC123907808 gene encoding F-box/LRR-repeat protein 2-like: MDKRAASARKRSKTMSESAKYLYLPDDCWKHIFKFLNDGDNDYLKSISAVSKEFFSITNRLRSSLTIHDPTAPFLSRILHRFTNLTSLDFTHFHGDLDALLCQIPPLNNLTSLNLSHKKTIPSDGLRYFSKKITTLTSLTCSNLFSFTSTHLFLIADCFPLLQELNLGHVIFTDDKNDTNFLDGIEALSLSLSQLRKLNLSSHSYVTDKSIFHLFKNCKFLEEVIITECFQLTAAGVASALIEKKQTMLKTLCLPGYIITPQVIDSLVSLKRLTCIDLSFSRFRRISDDQLSYIGNAGLPLRRIDLSRCTGYSYAGLFSLLSKYQSIQHLDFEHSTVLNDRRVVKLSSFLLGLVSINLSYCTKVTYSTLFALVKKCPSLSEIKMQHIKHKRVKNYDLLTDFGVYPQLKSLDLSLNLWLRDKGIILFASVFPNLQLLDLSSCEKLSDEGILQVLRRCSTISHLNVWGCSIENIPGLNFEVPKLKMLNLSFTDVEDEALFAISKSCRGLLQLLLSDCYKCTEMGVKYVLENCTQLKEIDLSRCSNVHTNVVASMLSLRPSLRKITAPPDFCISESEKNLFLLQGCILFTEN; encoded by the coding sequence ATGGACAAGCGAGCAGCGTCGGCAAGAAAGAGAAGTAAAACAATGTCAGAATCTGCAAAATATTTGTATCTACCGGATGATTGTTGGAAACATATCTTCAAATTTCTCAACGACGGAGACAACGATTACCTGAAGTCTATCTCCGCCGTCTCTAAGGAGTTCTTCTCCATCACCAACCGTCTCCGATCATCTCTCACCATACATGATCCAACAGCCCCTTTCCTCTCCCGCATCTTGCATAGGTTCACAAACCTTACTTCCCTCGATTTCACTCACTTCCACGGTGACCTCGACGCACTTCTCTGCCAAATCCCACCATTGAACAACCTCACATCACTCAATCTCTCCCACAAAAAAACCATTCCTTCAGATGGGTTGCGATATTTCTCCAAAAAGATTACAACTTTGACCTCTCTCACTTGTTCCAACTTATTCTCTTTCACCAGCACTCACTTGTTCCTCATCGCGGATTGTTTCCCTTTACTACAAGAACTTAACCTCGGTCATGTTATATTCACCGATGACAAAAACGACACTAACTTCCTCGATGGGATTGAGGCTCTTTCCTTGTCACTTTCCCAACTCCGCAAGCTTAATCTCTCTAGTCACTCCTATGTTACCGACAAATCTATTTTTCACTTGTTCAAGAATTGCAAGTTTCTTGAAGAGGTCATTATAACTGAATGTTTTCAACTTACCGCAGCCGGCGTTGCTTCCGCTCTCATcgagaaaaaacaaacaatgttgAAGACTTTATGTCTTCCGGGTTACATTATTACTCCCCAAGTCATTGACTCCTTGGTGAGTTTGAAGCGTTTAACTTGCATTGATTTGTCGTTTAGCCGGTTTAGGCGTATCTCGGATGATCAGCTCTCCTATATTGGAAATGCTGGTCTTCCTTTGAGGAGGATTGACCTCTCTCGTTGCACCGGCTATAGTTATGCCGGATTATTTAGTTTGTTATCCAAGTATCAATCTATCCAACATTTGGATTTTGAACACTCAACAGTGTTGAATGATCGCCGTGTTGTCAAGTTGTCTTCATTTCTTCTTGGCTTGGTGTCAATAAACCTTAGTTATTGTACAAAGGTCACATATTCAACCTTGTTTGCACTCGTTAAGAAATGTCCTTCCCTTAGTGAGATCAAAATGCAACATATCAAGCATAAGAGGGTAAAGAATTATGATCTTTTGACGGATTTCGGCGTATACCCTCAATTAAAGTCTCTCGATTTGTCTCTCAATCTATGGTTAAGGGACAAAGGCATCATATTGTTTGCTTCTGTTTTCCCCAATTTGCAGCTGCTTGATTTGAGTTCTTGCGAAAAGTTATCTGACGAAGGTATTCTTCAAGTATTAAGGAGATGCAGTACGATTAGTCATTTGAATGTATGGGGTTGTTCAATTGAGAATATACCTGGACTGAACTTTGAAGTTCCCAAGCTGAAGATGTTGAACTTGTCATTCACAGACGTTGAGGATGAAGCACTCTTTGCGATTTCAAAGAGTTGTCGTGGGCTTTTGCAATTGTTACTAAGTGATTGTTACAAATGCACAGAGATGGGAGTGAAATATGTACTAGAAAACTGTACACAACTGAAAGAAATCGATTTGAGTCGTTGTAGTAATGTGCATACCAATGTCGTTGCCTCAATGCTATCTTTAAGGCCATCATTAAGAAAGATAACAGCTCCTCCTGATTTTTGTATCAGTGAAAGCGAGAAGAATCTCTTCTTGCTTCAAGGATGCATTTTGTTTACTGAAAATTGA
- the LOC123907811 gene encoding uncharacterized protein LOC123907811, giving the protein MLISPMRTISISTVTHMNQPQISLIPCESVEERNLLADAAKIVEKNSKVYKRKEDLIKFVSENLQSLEFMAAAAKQSLKKIWMHVPPWRKRDSMLAKWISPSAARSKQVSDAAMQEIMSSEVVVDVDLRDT; this is encoded by the exons ATGCTAATATCTCCGATGAGGACGATTTCAATCTCAACTGTAACACACATGAATCAGCCACAGATT AGTTTGATTCCTTGTGAAAGTGTTGAAGAGAGGAATTTATTAGCAGATGCGGCGAAGATTGTTGAAAAGAATAGCAAGGTTTACAAAAGGAAAGAAGATTTGATTAAGTTCGTTTCTGAAAATCTTCAATCACTAGAGTTTATGGCAGCAGCGGCGAAACAGAGTTTGAAGAAGATATGGATGCATGTTCCGCCATGGAGGAAGCGTGATTCCATGCTTGCTAAGTGGATCTCTCCTTCTGCTGCTAGGTCAAAGCAAGTCTCCGATGCGGCAATGCAGGAAATAATGTCGTCGGAGGTTGTTGTGGATGTTGATTTAAGGGACACTTGA